A genomic segment from Aegilops tauschii subsp. strangulata cultivar AL8/78 chromosome 1, Aet v6.0, whole genome shotgun sequence encodes:
- the LOC109784175 gene encoding uncharacterized protein, whose translation MAVRWPSPAVAALWIGASLLVLCTLMASSASAQAPPPQVRKVPKGSNLVVIKPGVGKRNSKFTCTDTKKKRPGCEATCPSRCPKECLVLCPSCMTFCLCDFYAGASCGDPRFTGGDGNNFYFHGKKNQDFCILSDDDLHINAHFIGNHNPATSRDFTWIQAVGVMFAHHRLHLGAVRSAHWDSAVDHLDLAFDDERIDLAPADGARWSSASVPGLSITRTAQANNVVVELKGVFRIVANAVPITAEESKVHSYGVTADDCLAHLDLGFKFQALSDDVHGVLGQTYRSDYVNKLNVTSKMPIMGGTADYVSSALFASDCAVTRFGRPASAATAATAGGIAMVTDAKYV comes from the exons ATGGcggtgcggtggccgtcgcccGCCGTGGCCGCGTTGTGGATCGGCGCGAGCCTCCTAGTCCTGTGCACGCTCATGGCGTCGTCGGCGTCGGCCCAGGCGCCGCCGCCACAGGTGCGTAAGGTGCCCAAGGGCAGCAACCTGGTGGTGATCAAGCCGGGGGTCGGGAAGCGCAACAGCAAGTTCACCTGCACCGACACCAAGAAGAAGCGGCCCGGGTGCGAGGCCACCTGCCCCAGCCGCTGCCCCAAAGAGTGCCTCGTCCTCTGCCCATCCTGCATGACCTTCTGCC TGTGTGACTTCTACGCGGGGGCGTCGTGCGGCGACCCGCGCTTCACCGGCGGCGACGGCAACAACTTCTACTTCCACGGCAAGAAGAACCAGGACTTCTGCATCCTCTCCGACGACGACCTCCACATCAACGCGCACTTCATCGGCAACCACAACCCCGCGACGAGCCGCGACTTCACCTGGATCCAGGCCGTGGGTGTCATGTTCGCCCACCACCGCCTCCACCTCGGCGCGGTCCGCTCCGCCCACTGGGACTCCGCCGTCGACCACCTCGACCTCGCCTTCGACGACGAGCGCATCGACCTTGCTCCCGCCGACGGCGCACGCTGGTCCTCCGCGTCCGTGCCCGGGCTCTCCATCACCCGCACGGCGCAGGCTAACAACGTCGTCGTCGAGCTCAAAGGGGTGTTCCGGATCGTGGCCAACGCCGTGCCCATCACCGCCGAGGAGTCCAAGGTGCACAGCTACGGCGTCACCGCCGACGACTGCCTCGCACACCTCGACCTCGGGTTCAAGTTCCAGGCGCTCTCCGACGATGTCCACGGCGTGCTCGGCCAGACCTACCGCTCCGACTACGTCAACAAGCTCAACGTCACCTCGAAGATGCCCATCATGGGCGGCACCGCCGACTACGTCTCCTCGGCTCTGTTCGCCTCGGACTGCGCCGTCACGAGGTTCGGCCGCCCCGCCTCCGCGGCAACAGCAGCCACCGCCGGCGGAATTGCCATGGTCACCGACGCCAAGTACGTCTAG
- the LOC123494700 gene encoding uncharacterized protein, with translation MDLDYALREKAPVPLSSDDENLAERTKVYEANKEKWERSNRLSLMIMKSTITLGIRGAIPDSECAKTYLASVEEQFKCSTKVYASTLIMKMLTIKYDGASGVREHIMTMNDMATKIKGMDMEISEGFLVHFIMTSLPVEFGPFKINYNTQKEKWAMGELTAMCVQEEERLKIERKDYAHLTSMNSGKRKFNGENKTQKKLGP, from the coding sequence ATGGATCTTGACTACGCACTTAGGGAGAAGGCTCCAGTTCCCTTGTCCTCTGATGATGAAAACCTTGCTGAGAGAACTAAGGTTTATGAGGCTAACAAGGAGAAATGGGAGCGCTCCAATCGATTGTCCCTCATGATCATGAAAAGCACAATTACTCTTGGGATTAGGGGAGCTATCCCCGATTCCGAATGTGCTAAGACTTATCTGGCATCGGTGGAGGAACAATTTAAATGCTCCACAAAAGTCTATGCCAGTACACTGATCATGAAAATGCTCACCATTAAGTATGATGGTGCAAGCGGTGTGAGAGAACATATCATGACTATGAACGATATGGCCACAAAAATAAAGGGCATGGACATGGAGATTTCTGAGGGCTTCTTGGTTCATTTCATTATGACCTCCCTTCCTGTGGAGTTTGGTCCATTCAAGATCAACTATAACACACAGAAGGAGAAGTGGGCCATGGGTGAGCTCACGGCTATGTGCGTTCAAGAAGAGGAGCGACTTAAGATTGAGAGAAAAGATTACGCTCATCTTACTTCCATGAACTCAGGGAAGAGAAAGTTTAATGGTGAAAATAAGACTCAGAAAAAATTAGGTCCTTGA